A genomic region of Devosia ginsengisoli contains the following coding sequences:
- a CDS encoding L,D-transpeptidase, translating into MNGMKTAGKGLLALVVSLSALLPAQGAGLQPGWRFAPPPGVIITQSAPRHALALQANTQVNPIYLRQVVPYQTNERSGTIVIDTSAHFLYFVLGGGRALRYGIGVARSGFEWSGTHKVTRKAEWPGWTPPAEMLKRQPDLPRHMEGGPNNPLGARALYIGSTLYRIHGTTEPWTIGQNVSSGCIRLTNADVIDLYERVQLYTKVVVL; encoded by the coding sequence ATGAACGGGATGAAAACGGCCGGCAAGGGTTTGCTGGCGCTGGTGGTTTCGCTGTCGGCGCTGCTGCCGGCACAGGGGGCAGGATTGCAGCCGGGCTGGCGTTTCGCGCCACCGCCGGGCGTCATCATCACCCAAAGCGCGCCGCGCCATGCCCTGGCGCTGCAGGCCAATACCCAGGTCAATCCGATCTATCTGCGGCAGGTCGTGCCCTACCAGACCAATGAGCGCAGCGGCACAATCGTCATCGATACATCGGCCCATTTCCTCTATTTCGTGCTCGGGGGCGGACGGGCACTGCGCTATGGCATCGGCGTGGCGCGATCGGGCTTTGAATGGAGCGGTACGCACAAGGTGACCCGCAAGGCCGAATGGCCGGGCTGGACCCCGCCGGCCGAAATGCTGAAACGCCAGCCGGACCTGCCGCGCCACATGGAAGGCGGGCCGAACAATCCGCTGGGTGCGCGGGCGCTCTATATCGGCTCGACGCTCTATCGCATCCACGGCACGACCGAGCCGTGGACCATCGGGCAGAATGTGTCGTCGGGCTGCATAAGGCTGACTAACGCCGATGTGATCGACCTTTACGAACGCGTCCAACTTTATACGAAGGTGGTGGTCCTTTAA
- a CDS encoding DNA-3-methyladenine glycosylase I, with amino-acid sequence MSIESVADGLPRCPWPGDDALYRHYHDREWGRPVTSDTRLFEKICLEGFQSGLSWITILRKRERFREVFHGFDIPKVAAMGETDIETLLQDPGIIRHRGKIAATINNAKRTLEIQREFGSLAAYVWRFETRPEHRPDDLSWENLRRLAQTEASVRLSKDLRKRGFNFVGPTTCYAFMQAMGLVNDHIEGCFCRGEVEAERNALERPR; translated from the coding sequence ATGTCAATTGAGTCGGTCGCCGATGGCCTGCCGCGCTGCCCCTGGCCCGGCGACGATGCGCTCTATCGTCACTATCACGATCGCGAATGGGGCCGCCCGGTCACCTCGGATACGCGCCTGTTCGAGAAGATTTGCCTCGAAGGTTTCCAGTCGGGCCTGAGCTGGATCACCATCCTGCGCAAGCGTGAGCGCTTCCGCGAAGTCTTCCACGGCTTCGATATTCCCAAAGTCGCCGCCATGGGCGAGACCGATATCGAAACCCTGTTGCAGGATCCCGGCATCATCCGCCACCGCGGCAAGATTGCCGCCACCATCAACAATGCCAAGCGCACGCTGGAGATACAGCGCGAATTCGGCTCGCTGGCGGCCTATGTCTGGCGCTTCGAGACTCGCCCCGAACATCGCCCCGATGACCTGAGCTGGGAAAATCTGCGCCGTCTCGCCCAGACCGAGGCCTCGGTCCGCCTCAGCAAGGATTTGCGCAAGCGCGGCTTCAATTTCGTCGGCCCCACCACCTGCTACGCCTTCATGCAGGCCATGGGCCTGGTCAACGATCACATCGAGGGCTGCTTCTGCCGCGGCGAGGTCGAGGCCGAGCGCAACGCGCTGGAGCGCCCGCGCTAG
- a CDS encoding TadE/TadG family type IV pilus assembly protein — protein MYRFLALASRFTRDERGAFAVVFGLMAIVLIALGGAVVDYVALQQAKSRAQIALDAAALALQPQIFNEPINIADISDKAAALLEDRLGNAFGVGVTFSTPVANVAAGSLILEAQVSMPTMFVSLVGVQQLNAGIRSEAQRMMLDLEVAMVLDNSGSMAGSRISNLKTAARCATNILLYDAVNDTTCDPLGGATVKENVKIGLVPFALMVNIGTQFKNESWLDWAGISPSANLNFDDDDNQNTPFNGPVNRAALFTATNSEWKGCVEAREEPYDTTDDVPDTPEKLFLPLFSPDPYGNLTNNYLSDYGGTCQVKTCTQTQVQRNCSTDRWGNVSCSGATTNTYSQRIGSVTTNLGASSCLPASLTQIGNASLSKSGSTYTTTTTYSLLTPRELQERLCKYNGSNISDSRTNFNCPGTAMLPLTNVPNTLTTRINQMVASGNTNIQQGTIWGVHMLTDTEPLTEALPRSDSVAKALIVMTDGENYPAWGNDMNGGAYFSWGYRWNNRLAPPEETDSFDKMSDAMDTKTLAACKTARDLGIRVYVVGLAVASGLKAMLEECASGPEYAFFPNTPSDLVDDFKEIAGRLAPLRLAQ, from the coding sequence ATGTACCGATTCCTCGCACTGGCCAGCCGCTTCACACGGGATGAGCGCGGCGCATTCGCCGTGGTTTTCGGGCTCATGGCCATCGTGCTCATCGCGCTGGGTGGCGCGGTGGTGGATTATGTGGCGCTGCAACAGGCCAAGAGCCGGGCCCAGATCGCGCTCGACGCGGCAGCGCTGGCGCTGCAGCCGCAAATCTTCAACGAACCGATCAATATCGCCGATATCAGTGACAAGGCCGCAGCCCTGCTGGAGGACCGGCTGGGCAATGCGTTCGGGGTCGGGGTGACATTCAGCACGCCCGTGGCCAATGTCGCCGCGGGCTCGCTGATCCTCGAGGCCCAGGTGAGCATGCCGACCATGTTCGTGTCGCTGGTCGGGGTGCAGCAGCTCAATGCCGGTATCCGCTCGGAAGCGCAGCGGATGATGCTCGACCTGGAAGTGGCCATGGTGCTGGACAATTCGGGGTCGATGGCTGGGTCGCGCATTAGCAATCTCAAGACAGCTGCGCGCTGCGCCACCAATATCCTGCTCTATGATGCGGTGAACGACACGACCTGCGACCCGCTGGGCGGCGCCACGGTCAAGGAAAACGTCAAGATCGGTCTCGTGCCCTTTGCACTGATGGTCAATATCGGTACGCAATTCAAGAATGAGAGCTGGCTTGATTGGGCGGGTATCTCGCCATCGGCGAACCTGAATTTCGACGATGACGACAACCAGAACACCCCTTTCAACGGGCCGGTAAACCGGGCGGCGCTGTTCACGGCGACCAATTCCGAATGGAAAGGCTGCGTCGAGGCGCGCGAGGAGCCCTACGACACGACCGACGATGTGCCGGACACGCCGGAAAAGCTGTTCCTGCCGCTGTTTTCGCCCGACCCCTATGGCAACCTGACCAACAATTATCTGTCGGACTACGGCGGCACCTGCCAGGTCAAGACCTGCACACAGACGCAGGTGCAGCGCAATTGCAGTACCGATCGGTGGGGTAACGTCAGTTGCTCGGGCGCGACTACCAATACCTACAGCCAGCGCATTGGCAGTGTAACCACCAATCTCGGCGCCAGCTCGTGCCTGCCGGCTTCGCTGACGCAGATCGGCAATGCCTCCCTTTCGAAGTCGGGCAGCACCTACACAACCACCACGACCTATAGCCTGCTGACGCCGCGGGAATTGCAGGAGCGGCTGTGCAAGTACAATGGCAGCAATATTTCCGACTCCAGGACCAATTTCAATTGCCCTGGCACGGCCATGCTGCCGCTGACCAATGTGCCCAACACGCTGACAACGCGCATCAACCAGATGGTGGCCAGCGGCAATACCAATATCCAGCAGGGCACGATCTGGGGCGTGCACATGTTGACGGACACCGAGCCGCTGACCGAGGCACTGCCGCGCAGCGATTCCGTGGCCAAGGCGCTGATCGTCATGACCGATGGCGAAAACTATCCGGCCTGGGGCAACGACATGAATGGCGGCGCTTACTTCTCCTGGGGCTACCGCTGGAACAACCGGCTGGCACCACCTGAAGAAACTGATAGTTTTGACAAGATGTCCGATGCGATGGACACCAAGACATTGGCCGCGTGCAAGACGGCTAGAGATCTCGGTATCCGCGTCTATGTGGTGGGCCTCGCCGTGGCGTCCGGCCTGAAGGCGATGCTGGAGGAATGTGCTTCGGGTCCAGAATACGCCTTCTTCCCGAATACGCCCAGCGACCTCGTCGACGATTTCAAGGAAATCGCCGGACGCCTGGCGCCGCTGCGGCTGGCACAATAG
- a CDS encoding response regulator, which yields MADDNAYARAISSASLTKLGVGEVVEADSGAAALLHLMSEPFDLVLMDWYMPDVSGAGVMTVLRDPRFGAAATTPVILMTAYASRDNVMRARQLGVNEVLVKPFTTDQLGTALGRVLGEASRAAGNDSVYV from the coding sequence GTGGCAGACGACAACGCCTATGCGCGGGCGATTTCGTCGGCCAGCCTGACCAAGCTGGGCGTGGGCGAGGTGGTGGAGGCCGATAGCGGAGCGGCCGCCCTGCTCCACCTGATGAGCGAACCGTTCGACCTTGTCCTGATGGACTGGTACATGCCCGATGTCAGCGGCGCGGGCGTGATGACGGTGCTGCGCGATCCGCGATTCGGGGCAGCGGCGACGACGCCGGTCATCCTGATGACGGCCTATGCCAGCCGGGACAATGTGATGCGGGCGCGCCAGCTTGGCGTCAACGAAGTGCTGGTGAAGCCCTTCACCACCGACCAGCTGGGAACCGCCCTGGGACGCGTGCTGGGCGAGGCGAGCCGGGCGGCGGGCAATGACTCGGTCTATGTGTAG